One genomic region from Motilibacter rhizosphaerae encodes:
- a CDS encoding SigE family RNA polymerase sigma factor: MRESAESHDAEFVAFVEAASRRLLYVATLLTGDQGQAEDLVQTSLIGAYRRWDAIRADDPFSYVRRSIVNAHASWWRRLLLERRHSPQPQAEVPDPSVVVDQRAELRSWLLTLTDRERAVVVLRYLEDLSEAQTALELGIALGTVKSTAARALSKLRVTATANQEPEVTRGQPRA, translated from the coding sequence GTGAGGGAGTCAGCAGAGAGCCACGACGCGGAGTTTGTGGCGTTCGTGGAGGCGGCGTCGCGGCGTCTGCTCTACGTGGCGACTCTGCTCACGGGCGACCAGGGCCAAGCCGAGGACCTGGTGCAGACCAGCCTCATCGGTGCCTATCGGCGCTGGGACGCGATCCGCGCGGATGACCCGTTCTCTTACGTCCGGCGCTCGATCGTCAACGCCCACGCCTCCTGGTGGCGCCGTCTGCTCCTCGAGCGGCGGCACTCGCCGCAGCCGCAAGCCGAGGTGCCAGATCCCTCGGTGGTCGTTGACCAGCGAGCGGAGCTCCGCTCGTGGCTGCTGACCCTGACTGACCGCGAGCGGGCGGTCGTGGTCCTGCGCTACCTCGAGGACCTCAGCGAGGCGCAGACCGCGCTGGAGCTCGGTATCGCCCTCGGCACCGTCAAGAGCACCGCGGCGCGCGCGCTGAGCAAGCTGCGCGTCACTGCCACGGCCAACCAGGAACCAGAGGTGACTCGTGGACAACCACGCGCCTGA